The following coding sequences lie in one Apium graveolens cultivar Ventura chromosome 1, ASM990537v1, whole genome shotgun sequence genomic window:
- the LOC141668559 gene encoding uncharacterized protein LOC141668559, with product MIEYALKLDFPTINNEAEYEAMIAGLGLARAVRAKNLKVCGDSRLVVAQVNGEFEAKDDTMAKYLRVIKGILTQFDEGYAKHVPREENTTANALSQFASSEIENYPRSIYFQVLKTPTIHVINLIAPVGVASCWIDPIKTHLETGWLPNDAREARKLSVRALRYSLIKGLLYKRSFVIPYLKCLRPLEVEEALKKSHEGICGQHLGVRALAHKITWLGFYWATMLADAKAYVNKCDRCPRHAPIVKGF from the coding sequence atGATTGAGTATGCTCTGAAGTTGGATTTTCCAACTATAaataatgaagcagaatatgaagcaaTGATAGCTGGTTTAGGCTTGGCTAGAGCCGTGAGGGCCAAAAAtctgaaggtctgtggagactcgagaCTTGTGGTTGCTCAAGTTAATGGGGAGTTTGAGGCCAAGGATGATACAATGGCCAAGTACCTGAGAGTCATAAAGGGAATactgactcagttcgatgaagGGTACGCAAAACATGTTCcgagagaggagaacactacGGCGAATGCCTTATCTCAGTTCGCCTCGTCTGAAATAGAGAACTATCCAAGAAGTATTTACTTTCAGGTCTTGAAGACCCCTACTATTCATGTCATAAATCTGATAGCACCAGTTGGTGTGGCAAGCTGTTGGATAGACCCGATCAAAACCCACTTAGAAACTGGGTGGCTCCCCAACGATGCCCGGGAGGCACGTAAGTTGTCGGTTAGAGCATTGAGATACTCACTGATTAAAGGCCTTCTTTACAAAAGGTCATTTGTTATTCCGTACTTAAAATGCTTAAGACCTCTTGAAGTGGAGGAGGCACTTAAAAAATCCCATGAAgggatttgtggacaacacttgggggtCAGAGCCCTCGCTCATAAGATAACTTGGTTGGGGTTCTACTGGGCAACTATGCTAGCCGATGCAAAGGCTTATGTGAACAAATGTGACAGGTGCCCAAGGCACGCTCCAAtagtgaagggtttttag
- the LOC141668481 gene encoding uncharacterized protein LOC141668481: MWGMDILGSFPVASGQRKFIVVAIDYFTKWIKAKALAKITTKQISQFFWENVICRYEIPRILVTDNGKQFDNAEFREYCDDNNIELRFTSVAHPQANGQAEVANRIILDGLKKRVERSRNTWVDELLPILWAYRTTCKVTTEATPFMLAYGAEAVVPLEITHGSPRIEAYDPETNEEGMRLALNLIDEVRDEANARNYIVVNGGIRSTNARASNE; the protein is encoded by the exons ATGTGGGGAATGGACATACTTGGATCATTTCCAGTAGCATCGGGACAGAGGAAGTTCATTGTAGTAGCAATAGACTACTTTACGAAGTGGATTAAGGCTAAGgcactagccaagataaccaccaagcaaaTTTCCCAATTCTTCTGGGAAAATGTGATATGCCGGTATGAAATCCCACGCATCCTTGTCACGGataatgggaaacaatttgataatGCAGAGTTCAGAGAGTACTGCGACGATAACAACATAGAACTTCGCTTCACCTCGGTTGCACATCCTCAGGCAAACGGGCAAGCGGAagttgctaacagaatcatccttgatggacttaagaagaGGGTGGAACGCTCAAGGAACACTTGGGTGGATGAGTTGCTGCCTATACTATGGGCATATCGCACCACATGCAAAGTGACAACTGAAGCTACCCCATTCATGCTGGCTTACGGAGCCGAAGCTGTAGTGCCCCTTGAGATCACTCATGGATCCCCTAGGATCGAAGCTTACGATCCAGAGACAAACGAAGAAGGCATGAGGCTTGCCCTCAATCTAATTGACGAGGTCAGGGATGAGGCCAATGCCCGCAAT TACATAGTAGTAAATGGAGGAATAAGGTCTACCAATGCACGAGCATCTAATGAATAA
- the LOC141663682 gene encoding phragmoplastin DRP1E-like, translating to MASMESLIGLVNRIQRACTALGDYGSADNAFSSLWDALPSVAVVGGQSSGKSSVLESIVGRDFLPRGSGIVTRRPLVLQLQQTDKGQQEYAEFGHLPGRKFKDFGMVRQEIQEETDRITGRTKMISPVPIHLSIYSPNVVNLTLIDLPGLTKVAVEGQSESIVEDIENMVRSFVEKPNCIILAISPANQDIATSDAIKLAKEVDPAGERTFGVLTKLDLMDKGTNALDVLEGRALRLQQPWVGIVNRSQADINKNTDMMSARRREREYFATSPDYGHLASKMGSEYLAKLLSMHLESVIKARIPSITSMINKSIDELESELDYLGRPIAVDAGAQLYTILELCRAFDKVFKEHLDGGRPGGDRIYGVFDNQLPAALRKLPFDRHLSLQNVRKVVSEADGYQPHLIAPEQGYRRLIEGSLNYFRGPAEASVDAVHFVLKELVRKSIGETKELKRFPSLQVAIAGAAGEALEKFREESKKTVARLVEMESSYLTVDFFRKLPQEVVNPGNPGHPGTPVSTKVERGNPAASRGERGVTPSAINVDRYAEGHFRRIGSNVSSYVNMVSETLRLTIPKAVVYCQVKEAKQSLLNYFYTQIGKKEGKQLAELLDEDPALMEKRLQCAKRLELYKAARDEIDAVAWVR from the exons ATGGCGAGTATGGAGAGTTTGATAGGGTTAGTGAATAGAATACAGAGAGCGTGTACTGCGCTGGGTGACTACGGTAGTGCTGACAACGCTTTTTCTTCTCTCTGGGATGCTCTTCCTTCTGTTGCTGTTGTTGGCGGTCAG AGTTCTGGAAAATCTTCTGTGTTGGAAAGCATAGTTGGCCGAGACTTTCTTCCCAGAGGATCTG GGATTGTCACACGGAGACCATTGGTGTTGCAACTGCAACAGACTGATAAAGGACAACAGGAGTATGCAGAATTTGGTCATTTGCCTGGACGGAAGTTCAAAGATTTTG GCATGGTTCGCCAGGAAATCCAGGAAGAAACTGATAGAATAACGGGGAGGACAAAAATGATTTCTCCTGTTCCTATCCATCTCAGTATTTACTCTCCAAATG TTGTCAATTTAACCTTAATTGATTTGCCTGGTTTGACGAAAGTTGCTGTTG AGGGACAATCTGAAAGTATAGTTGAAGATATTGAAAACATGGTTCGTTCGTTTGTTGAGAAG CCTAATTGCATCATACTGGCAATTTCTCCCGCCAATCAAGATATTGCAACTTCCGATGCTATTAAGCTTGCAAAGGAAGTTGATCCAGCAG GTGAACGGACGTTTGGAGTGTTGACAAAGCTTGATTTAATGGATAAAGGAACTAATGCGTTAGAT GTTCTTGAGGGAAGAGCTTTACGATTGCAACAACCATGGGTTGGTATTGTGAACCGCTCACAGGCTGATATAAATAAGAATACTGACATGATGTCAGCAAGGAGGAGAGAACGAGAATACTTTGCTACAAGTCCGGACTATGGGCACTTGGCCAGTAAAATGGGTTCAGAATATCTGGCTAAACTTCTTTCAATG CATTTAGAGTCGGTAATTAAGGCAAGAATACCGAGTATCACTTCTATGATTAACAAAAGCATAGATGAACTTGAATCTGAGCTAGACTACCTTGGCAGACCTATTGCTGTTGATGCAGGG GCACAACTTTACACTATTTTGGAACTTTGTCGTGCCTTCGACAAAGTGTTCAAGGAGCATCTGGATGGAGG GCGACCTGGCGGGGATCGAATTTATGGAGTTTTTGACAATCAGCTTCCAGCAGCATTGAGGAAGCTGCCTTTTGATCGTCATCTTTCTTTACAGAATGTGAGGAAAGTTGTTTCGGAGGCTGATGGTTACCAGCCTCACTTAATTGCCCCTGAACAAGGTTATCGGCGTCTTATTGAAGGATCGTTGAATTATTTCAGGGGCCCTGCAGAAGCTTCAGTTGATGCT GTTCACTTTGTTTTAAAGGAGCTTGTGAGGAAGTCAATTGGAGAAACCAAG GAGTTAAAACGATTTCCAAGTCTGCAAGTTGCAATAGCCGGTGCTGCTGGTGAAGCACTGGAAAAGTTCCGCGAGGAAAGTAAGAAGACAGTTGCAAGATTGGTAGAAATGGAGTCATCATACTTAACAGTGGATTTCTTCCGGAAACTCCCCCAAGAAGTGGTAAATCCAGGAAATCCAGGGCATCCAGGCACTCCTGTTTCCACGAAAGTGGAGAGAGGAAACCCGGCCGCTTCAAGAGGGGAAAGAGGGGTAACTCCTTCTGCCATAAATGTGGATCGGTATGCAGAGGGCCACTTTAGAAGGATAGGGTCAAACGTGTCATCTTATGTCAACATGGTTTCTGAGACTCTCAGGCTTACAATCCCCAAGGCTGTGGTCTATTGTCAAGTTAAGGAAGCCAAGCAGTCATTGCTCAATTATTTCTATACTCAAATTGGGAAAAAAGAG GGGAAGCAGCTTGCGGAGTTATTAGATGAAGATCCGGCTTTGATGGAGAAAAGACTACAGTGCGCCAAGAGGCTTGAGTTGTATAAAGCTGCAAGGGATGAGATAGATGCTGTAGCGTGGGTTCGGTGA